One Geoalkalibacter subterraneus genomic window carries:
- a CDS encoding ThiF family adenylyltransferase: MSRSPKIMKTKNFIAPSFSKIYLVGCGGTGGYLATGLAKIIAGYEINAELILVDHDTVEQGNLSRQEFMPWETGENKAIALAERLNERYGLKIAAIDRRWGKNQRSTHDSLVISCVDNVASRKEMKDLGFWLDLGNGRDQGQAIFGTTPHKTPVKKEVQQWDKTPVVASLPNAYLVAGMKNLKDRKQQPSCAQTPFDEQGVLINQWAAQAGLAILHQLLVLREVSTPSIYFDTTKARMLPASITPEYLKV, encoded by the coding sequence TTGAGCCGCAGCCCGAAGATCATGAAAACAAAAAACTTCATCGCCCCAAGTTTCTCCAAGATTTACTTGGTCGGCTGTGGCGGAACGGGCGGTTATCTGGCGACCGGCCTTGCCAAGATAATTGCGGGTTACGAGATCAACGCAGAGCTTATCCTTGTCGATCACGACACGGTAGAGCAGGGCAATCTCTCGCGCCAGGAATTTATGCCCTGGGAGACAGGGGAGAATAAAGCCATTGCGCTGGCCGAAAGACTCAACGAGCGATATGGCCTTAAAATCGCAGCCATTGACCGGCGGTGGGGCAAAAATCAAAGATCAACTCATGATTCCCTGGTGATTTCCTGCGTTGATAACGTAGCATCCAGAAAGGAGATGAAAGATCTCGGGTTCTGGCTCGATCTTGGCAACGGACGCGATCAGGGGCAGGCTATTTTTGGAACAACTCCTCACAAAACGCCGGTCAAAAAGGAAGTGCAACAATGGGATAAAACACCTGTGGTTGCCTCTTTACCCAATGCGTATCTTGTGGCAGGCATGAAAAACTTAAAAGACCGCAAACAGCAGCCTTCCTGCGCCCAAACTCCCTTTGACGAACAAGGGGTCTTAATCAACCAGTGGGCCGCTCAAGCAGGCCTTGCCATCCTGCATCAACTTCTTGTCCTGCGAGAAGTCTCAACCCCGTCGATTTATTTCGACACAACCAAGGCCCGGATGCTTCCGGCAAGCATCACCCCTGAGTATTTGAAAGTATGA
- a CDS encoding ParB/RepB/Spo0J family partition protein, with amino-acid sequence MEASIAQLKTPEIPLSLLCLNSYNARKFENPSPERKAALDELAASIAAKGIIQPLLVRQVEGDKFEIIAGERRYRAAQIAAEAKGLSVDDFMVPVTLSESDDQDAYEKMLIENDQREGLTPFERAQSYQRYLDERGNTLDSLNFLSETTGVPVHAIRRSVALLSLPQAVLDKWQSGQISQGHVEQFTRLSGEETQLKALTACLQNNWTVKELRTAIENSSPALEIARFDQSECKTCQHNSSLMSSLFADGSEQGKCLAPKCFEKKQGEHFTNNWSKGKQLFGTNGFRFAHRLTAPEREVLAEDQKSAERCLSCPEFVSIVDLSGKVADGANRACVGAKKCFEELYLKVEKKPEEAPVAQPQEDTVDTDTASKKDCEQKKQGNAAKASSSLSEDEKAKRAQAKSQKRCLEAREAFYAEAIKERIDALDSNSAQVLRLALLCLALSSSEAKSCIKSKIGLDNYCRSEKKTIAEKLQQTPDDQLTQILQASLTEPLLKNDSWQGEAMPEVRRVVGSILGIDLQSEWTLSENYLKKLSQAEIVAFGEEDGVKLWEDEKVLAYKEKHYPKKGWMSLKKGEILDCILKSGADLKGKTPKEMLG; translated from the coding sequence ATGGAAGCAAGTATTGCTCAACTCAAAACCCCTGAAATTCCCTTAAGCCTGTTGTGTCTCAACTCTTACAATGCGCGCAAATTTGAAAACCCCTCACCGGAACGAAAAGCAGCCCTTGATGAACTGGCCGCATCGATTGCCGCCAAGGGCATCATTCAACCGCTTCTGGTGCGGCAGGTCGAAGGGGATAAGTTTGAGATCATTGCAGGCGAAAGGCGCTATCGCGCAGCGCAGATCGCCGCCGAGGCCAAAGGACTCTCTGTCGATGATTTCATGGTTCCTGTCACCCTGTCCGAGAGTGACGACCAGGATGCTTACGAGAAGATGCTGATTGAGAACGATCAGCGCGAGGGGCTGACCCCTTTCGAGAGGGCTCAGTCCTACCAACGCTATCTTGACGAACGGGGCAATACCCTCGATTCGCTCAATTTTCTTTCCGAAACCACAGGTGTTCCCGTTCATGCAATCCGGCGAAGTGTCGCCTTGCTGAGTCTGCCTCAAGCCGTTCTCGATAAATGGCAAAGCGGCCAGATCTCTCAGGGCCACGTTGAGCAATTCACCCGTTTGAGCGGCGAGGAGACACAGCTTAAAGCCTTGACCGCTTGTCTCCAGAACAACTGGACGGTCAAAGAGCTTCGCACCGCGATTGAAAACAGCTCCCCCGCCCTGGAGATCGCCCGGTTCGATCAAAGCGAATGCAAGACCTGCCAGCACAATTCCTCGCTGATGTCGTCCTTGTTTGCAGACGGCTCCGAGCAGGGCAAGTGTCTGGCCCCCAAGTGCTTTGAAAAAAAACAGGGTGAGCATTTCACCAACAACTGGAGCAAGGGAAAGCAGTTGTTCGGCACCAACGGTTTTCGTTTTGCCCACAGGCTTACAGCCCCTGAGCGCGAAGTTTTGGCCGAAGATCAGAAAAGCGCCGAGCGCTGCCTGTCGTGTCCCGAGTTCGTCAGCATTGTGGATCTCTCCGGCAAGGTTGCAGATGGCGCAAACCGAGCCTGTGTCGGGGCTAAAAAATGCTTTGAAGAACTCTACCTCAAGGTTGAAAAAAAGCCGGAAGAAGCACCTGTCGCACAGCCGCAGGAAGATACGGTTGATACCGACACCGCGTCCAAGAAGGACTGCGAACAAAAAAAACAGGGCAATGCCGCCAAAGCCTCAAGCTCTTTGAGTGAGGACGAAAAAGCCAAGCGAGCCCAGGCTAAATCACAGAAACGCTGCCTTGAGGCGCGAGAGGCCTTCTATGCCGAGGCGATCAAAGAGCGCATTGATGCGCTTGATTCCAATTCGGCCCAGGTTCTGCGTCTGGCTCTCTTGTGTCTGGCCCTTTCCTCCTCCGAAGCCAAGTCCTGCATTAAGAGCAAGATCGGCCTCGATAACTATTGCCGGTCGGAGAAAAAAACCATTGCAGAAAAACTCCAGCAGACCCCCGATGATCAACTCACGCAGATTCTGCAGGCCTCGCTGACAGAGCCCCTTCTCAAAAACGATTCCTGGCAGGGGGAAGCAATGCCCGAAGTGCGCCGTGTCGTTGGTTCAATTCTTGGGATTGATCTGCAAAGCGAGTGGACGCTTAGCGAAAACTATCTCAAAAAGCTCTCCCAGGCCGAAATTGTGGCCTTCGGAGAAGAAGATGGCGTTAAGCTTTGGGAAGATGAAAAGGTTCTGGCCTACAAGGAAAAGCATTATCCCAAAAAAGGCTGGATGTCTCTCAAAAAGGGTGAAATTCTCGACTGCATCCTCAAGTCAGGGGCCGATCTCAAAGGTAAGACCCCCAAGGAAATGCTTGGCTGA
- a CDS encoding helix-turn-helix domain-containing protein, which translates to MILKGLGMEDIKRIRKKHGKPFKAVVVELASKGMSRHEAAQTLGMARTTFYTYCSRYGLDCFFEKSPKLRQIEEEYGESFEEVVKGFAEMRYSRRRVASILGLNLSYFRSLLEKYDLSGHFLPQKEMRSDCKGHGPGWPKGKPRPRPPRYNDAQILEQVRKYPNMSMFKVFADIDITTVYRRFGSFAQAREKVFPTPKEN; encoded by the coding sequence TTGATCTTGAAAGGATTGGGCATGGAAGACATAAAACGTATCAGAAAAAAGCATGGGAAACCTTTTAAGGCTGTTGTTGTCGAGCTGGCATCGAAGGGAATGTCCCGACACGAAGCCGCACAGACACTTGGAATGGCAAGAACGACCTTCTATACATACTGTTCGCGTTACGGTCTGGACTGCTTTTTTGAAAAATCGCCCAAGCTCAGACAGATTGAAGAAGAGTACGGGGAGTCCTTCGAGGAGGTCGTTAAAGGGTTTGCAGAGATGAGATATTCCCGCAGGCGTGTAGCATCGATCCTGGGTCTTAACCTTAGCTACTTCCGCAGTCTGCTTGAAAAATACGATCTATCCGGGCACTTCCTGCCGCAAAAAGAGATGCGCTCTGATTGCAAGGGCCATGGCCCGGGCTGGCCCAAAGGAAAACCGCGGCCTCGCCCGCCGCGCTACAACGATGCTCAAATCCTTGAGCAAGTACGCAAATACCCAAACATGAGCATGTTTAAGGTGTTCGCAGACATTGACATCACCACCGTCTACCGGCGATTCGGGTCCTTCGCCCAGGCCAGAGAAAAGGTCTTTCCGACACCCAAGGAGAATTAA
- a CDS encoding MarR family transcriptional regulator, which translates to MRKKIIKVGIMPRDQYIQRTIDIASGQYKPKKTEPKIWFDSLKSLGEVLSRENQDLLKTILEYNPHSIKELEVITGRKSSNLSRTLRTMEQHGLVDLEPGPGHTTRPKVKGTNFQVEFGLIQ; encoded by the coding sequence ATGAGAAAAAAAATCATCAAGGTCGGGATCATGCCTCGGGACCAGTATATTCAGCGCACAATTGACATCGCCAGCGGTCAATACAAGCCGAAAAAGACAGAGCCGAAAATTTGGTTCGACTCCCTCAAAAGCTTGGGAGAGGTATTGAGTAGGGAAAATCAGGATCTCCTTAAAACAATCCTGGAGTACAACCCCCACAGCATCAAGGAACTCGAAGTAATCACGGGCAGAAAAAGCTCGAACCTCTCGCGCACGCTCAGAACAATGGAGCAGCACGGCCTGGTGGACCTCGAACCTGGTCCGGGGCACACGACCCGACCCAAGGTCAAGGGTACGAATTTCCAAGTCGAATTCGGCTTGATACAGTAA
- a CDS encoding DUF4262 domain-containing protein: MTFYKIKNKIGVKEKGGIMDKRQEDFFRQRENKIKKKIVSDIENVGWSVIGVFGDIEKNEPPFSYSVGFSRMGKPEIIVVGLPLEIAQSIINEIGQRFKKTGVFPVAGDIRDDLANLPCTFIALSEQAVKERLRAATALMDPPVEALQLIWPDRQGKFPWDEGFDESMRAAQPLLGTPPLKH; the protein is encoded by the coding sequence TTGACTTTTTATAAAATAAAAAATAAGATAGGTGTAAAAGAGAAAGGAGGAATAATGGATAAGCGACAAGAAGACTTCTTCAGACAGCGTGAGAATAAAATCAAGAAGAAGATTGTCTCCGACATCGAAAATGTGGGCTGGAGCGTCATCGGTGTATTTGGTGATATCGAAAAAAACGAGCCTCCATTTAGCTACTCTGTGGGATTCAGCCGGATGGGAAAACCGGAGATCATCGTTGTGGGGCTCCCCTTGGAAATTGCTCAAAGCATTATCAACGAAATCGGCCAGAGGTTTAAGAAAACAGGCGTTTTCCCTGTGGCAGGAGATATCAGGGATGATCTGGCGAATCTGCCCTGCACCTTTATTGCGCTCTCGGAGCAGGCGGTCAAAGAAAGACTCAGGGCAGCTACCGCTCTTATGGACCCGCCCGTAGAAGCCCTGCAGCTTATCTGGCCGGATCGGCAAGGAAAGTTTCCCTGGGATGAAGGCTTTGATGAGAGCATGCGAGCCGCACAGCCTCTGCTTGGCACCCCGCCCCTTAAACATTGA
- a CDS encoding PilZ domain-containing protein, which produces MQQISIRKAVAALGEVSPITFCASGSSSKSQIIHAVARPVSYSMAVVSFRRDVFASYSDGDFRSDTYDICGPAVVMQAAFREKVSDNQILVDIIKAFEYDQKREYFRVNTSFPIQFNISGSDLDFSQEFLKPLGQCLNLSGGGLLFSADARIESSKRVWLDLCLPGKQSEPIGCVARVVRTVKDKEQCWNIAVSFDQIKEADRDEIIQYCFSEHRRHLRLKNEVVF; this is translated from the coding sequence ATGCAGCAAATCAGTATCCGAAAAGCAGTCGCGGCTCTGGGAGAGGTTTCCCCCATCACCTTTTGCGCGTCTGGATCAAGTAGCAAATCCCAAATTATTCACGCTGTCGCCAGGCCCGTGTCATATTCAATGGCCGTGGTCTCTTTTCGACGGGATGTCTTTGCGTCTTACTCAGACGGAGATTTTCGAAGCGACACCTACGATATTTGCGGGCCGGCAGTGGTCATGCAGGCTGCTTTCCGGGAGAAGGTTTCCGACAATCAAATCCTGGTAGATATTATCAAGGCCTTTGAATACGACCAGAAAAGGGAGTATTTCAGGGTCAATACGAGTTTCCCTATCCAATTCAACATCAGTGGAAGCGACCTGGATTTTTCTCAGGAATTTCTCAAGCCGCTTGGCCAATGTTTGAATCTCAGCGGAGGCGGGCTTCTTTTTTCAGCAGATGCGAGGATTGAGTCATCAAAAAGGGTTTGGCTTGATCTGTGTCTACCCGGCAAGCAAAGCGAACCCATCGGGTGTGTAGCCAGAGTCGTCAGGACGGTAAAAGACAAGGAGCAATGCTGGAATATCGCGGTGAGTTTTGATCAGATCAAGGAGGCTGATCGGGATGAGATTATCCAGTATTGCTTCAGCGAACACCGGCGGCACTTGCGCCTGAAAAATGAGGTCGTTTTTTAG
- a CDS encoding transglycosylase SLT domain-containing protein: protein MNLGSRVLSFVCRQYREGLHRPRILLAIFLCAAISFGAGFFFSALESSAQRIAVLEAQKERFKMLTEQRRETIADLRRQIEDARVRIEAMEAKRRYHASLVDRIMESYYYLDKEYVEQIVSAAISTGEPELVLSVAMAESSLRHDIVSHKGAIGLTGIIPRYWNDELQKAGIIEKPSDYYSPAKNLAACKHILDLLRQRFDGDLVKALRYYNGGSPGVHRYAQCLAYAQKVISHKETFLTLAAL, encoded by the coding sequence GTGAATTTGGGATCAAGAGTTTTATCATTTGTTTGTCGTCAATACAGGGAAGGTCTGCACCGGCCCCGTATTCTGCTGGCCATTTTTCTCTGCGCGGCGATCTCTTTCGGAGCAGGCTTTTTCTTCTCGGCCCTGGAGAGTTCGGCGCAACGGATTGCTGTGCTGGAAGCGCAAAAAGAGCGATTTAAAATGCTGACAGAGCAGAGAAGGGAAACGATAGCCGACCTTCGTCGCCAGATTGAAGATGCAAGGGTGCGCATCGAGGCTATGGAGGCAAAAAGAAGATACCACGCCTCACTTGTTGATCGCATCATGGAGTCTTACTACTACCTGGACAAAGAATATGTGGAGCAGATCGTCTCTGCGGCGATCAGCACAGGAGAGCCGGAACTGGTTCTTTCGGTCGCCATGGCAGAAAGCTCTTTGCGCCACGACATCGTAAGCCACAAAGGCGCAATTGGGCTCACAGGCATTATTCCCAGGTACTGGAACGATGAACTTCAAAAGGCAGGCATTATCGAGAAGCCGTCCGACTACTACTCCCCGGCCAAAAACCTTGCCGCCTGCAAGCACATTCTCGACCTTCTGCGCCAGCGCTTCGATGGCGATCTGGTCAAAGCCCTGCGCTACTACAACGGCGGCTCCCCAGGGGTTCACAGGTATGCCCAATGTCTTGCCTACGCTCAGAAAGTCATCTCTCACAAGGAAACTTTTTTGACTTTAGCCGCATTGTGA